Proteins co-encoded in one Deinococcus seoulensis genomic window:
- a CDS encoding helicase-associated domain-containing protein codes for MSGGADQGPFTKANAKVAMDAVAGLEERKAQDFDDSISRLPRPYQQRIAARYSGEKIGSGARAAEVIGQVRSSPERLRKLVASLSVMERAALNEVARQGGFMDGWDLHVFLRLRDLRGDPRVFGSPKGRVGDFSVSEFTGAAALWELLTGGLLLPEALPNVWMQSYYSQFEPLGRLPSRVLLDPRLRPLLPPEPAPPITAPPTEVPAAPGQTDLTPLRLLEVLRGVRLHPLAVTKTGTISRASLKNLARSVTAVDDLEGWVIAALNLGLMIREGDRVTVTAQAERHLTTLDPARLRAVLSGPGGHVQPEDARASFNSVTVVRRLLGAVLRALPHATTQAEVIRLTRLVTPPELLGSRPGQSARPDALDRWVAVALRGQLSTAGLVHVSGEGPESAVTPAHLMTPPAPSGPAWILQPNFDLLVYPANLTPQQWPLLAAAEAVRFDGQTASYRLTRQSVYAALESGLNLPDLLTGLQAGSATPLAPGVQRSLEDWAARRDRLTLHRAATLLEYPTPAERAAALKKLGGTPVGERFLLPPDTNFKLPSGTPVLLADAPPTATFSFNPDGSFRADGSVDLHARGMLRGRVTTRPDGRLELRPTPPGALPASFLPDLEARVKGRLPGALRLQLGVWSGQTPPPSLASVALLSHPQAAALAAHPRLKGLIGPVIGPNLFTVDAANVDAVRRALDTLGLSPTTDLAVPENPSAELTIMDDTRQKRAFLERAIEAGQRVLVQYNVEKYVGWSGQPSAGRSVLEELEPLSIERGSGNTPYLNARLVGEPGKGRGAQASRDRHIRIQYVTGMALR; via the coding sequence GTGAGTGGCGGGGCCGACCAGGGACCGTTCACGAAAGCCAACGCGAAGGTCGCGATGGACGCCGTGGCGGGCCTGGAGGAACGCAAGGCCCAGGACTTCGACGATTCCATCAGCCGCCTGCCTCGCCCGTACCAGCAACGGATCGCGGCCCGGTACAGCGGCGAGAAGATCGGCAGTGGCGCCCGCGCGGCCGAGGTGATCGGTCAGGTGCGCAGCAGCCCGGAACGGCTGCGGAAACTGGTGGCGAGCCTGAGCGTCATGGAACGCGCCGCACTGAACGAGGTGGCCCGGCAGGGCGGATTCATGGACGGCTGGGACCTGCACGTCTTCCTGCGACTGCGGGATTTGCGCGGCGACCCGCGCGTGTTCGGCAGTCCGAAGGGCAGGGTCGGGGACTTCTCGGTGTCGGAATTCACCGGGGCCGCCGCGCTGTGGGAACTGCTGACGGGCGGTCTGCTGCTGCCCGAGGCGCTCCCGAACGTCTGGATGCAGTCGTACTACAGCCAGTTCGAACCGCTGGGACGGCTGCCCAGCCGCGTCCTGCTCGACCCGCGCCTGAGGCCCCTGCTGCCGCCGGAACCCGCCCCGCCCATCACGGCCCCCCCGACCGAGGTGCCAGCCGCGCCCGGCCAGACGGACCTGACGCCCCTGCGGCTGCTGGAGGTGCTGCGCGGCGTGCGCCTGCACCCGCTGGCCGTCACGAAGACCGGCACGATCAGCCGCGCGTCCCTGAAGAACCTTGCCAGGAGCGTCACGGCCGTGGACGACCTGGAAGGCTGGGTGATCGCGGCCCTGAACCTGGGCCTGATGATCCGCGAGGGCGACCGCGTGACGGTCACCGCGCAGGCCGAGCGGCACCTGACGACCCTCGACCCGGCGCGGCTGCGCGCCGTTCTGAGCGGCCCGGGCGGGCACGTCCAGCCGGAAGACGCCCGCGCGTCCTTCAACTCGGTCACGGTCGTGCGGCGACTGCTGGGCGCCGTGCTGCGCGCCCTGCCGCACGCGACCACGCAGGCCGAGGTGATCCGCCTGACCCGGCTGGTCACGCCGCCGGAACTGCTGGGTTCCCGGCCCGGCCAATCGGCCCGGCCCGACGCGCTGGACCGGTGGGTGGCCGTCGCGCTGCGCGGCCAGCTCAGCACGGCCGGGCTGGTGCACGTCAGCGGCGAGGGACCGGAATCGGCCGTCACGCCCGCGCACCTCATGACCCCGCCCGCCCCGTCCGGCCCGGCCTGGATCCTGCAACCGAACTTCGACCTGCTGGTGTACCCCGCCAACCTCACGCCGCAGCAGTGGCCGCTGCTGGCCGCCGCCGAGGCCGTGCGCTTCGACGGGCAGACCGCCTCGTACCGCCTGACCCGCCAGAGCGTGTACGCCGCGCTGGAAAGCGGCCTGAACCTCCCGGACCTGCTGACCGGCTTGCAGGCCGGGTCCGCCACGCCCCTCGCGCCGGGCGTGCAGCGCAGCCTGGAAGACTGGGCGGCGCGCCGCGACCGCCTGACCCTGCACCGCGCGGCCACGCTGCTGGAGTACCCCACCCCCGCCGAACGGGCGGCCGCCCTGAAGAAACTCGGCGGCACCCCGGTCGGCGAGCGGTTCCTGCTGCCCCCGGACACCAACTTCAAACTGCCGTCCGGCACGCCCGTCCTGCTGGCCGACGCGCCGCCCACCGCGACCTTCTCGTTCAACCCGGACGGCTCCTTCCGCGCCGACGGCAGCGTGGACCTGCACGCCCGCGGAATGCTGCGCGGCCGCGTGACCACCCGCCCGGACGGCCGCCTGGAACTGCGCCCCACCCCGCCCGGCGCTCTGCCCGCATCGTTCCTGCCGGACCTGGAGGCGCGCGTCAAGGGCCGCCTGCCCGGCGCGTTGCGGCTGCAACTGGGCGTCTGGAGCGGGCAGACGCCGCCGCCGTCCCTGGCGAGCGTGGCGCTGCTGTCCCACCCGCAGGCCGCCGCGCTGGCCGCACACCCGCGCCTGAAAGGCCTGATCGGCCCGGTCATCGGCCCGAACCTGTTCACGGTGGACGCCGCGAACGTGGACGCCGTGCGCCGCGCCCTGGACACCCTGGGCCTGAGCCCCACCACCGACCTGGCCGTCCCGGAGAACCCCTCGGCAGAACTGACCATCATGGACGACACCCGCCAGAAACGCGCCTTCCTGGAACGCGCCATCGAGGCCGGGCAACGCGTACTGGTGCAGTACAACGTCGAGAAGTACGTCGGCTGGTCCGGGCAGCCCAGCGCCGGGCGCAGCGTCCTGGAAGAACTCGAACCCCTCAGCATCGAGCGGGGCAGCGGGAACACCCCGTACCTGAACGCCCGGCTGGTCGGCGAACCCGGCAAGGGCCGGGGCGCGCAGGCGTCCAGGGACCGGCACATCCGCATTCAGTACGTGACCGGCATGGCCCTGCGCTGA